Genomic DNA from Rana temporaria chromosome 2 unlocalized genomic scaffold, aRanTem1.1 chr2f, whole genome shotgun sequence:
GGCACCGTACGACACAGCTATACAAACAATATCCACAGCAATTACCAGAAGGGCCACTGTGAGGCCGTACACCTGGTTGATGGTGGTATCGGTGCAGGCAATCTTTACTACAGCCATATGTTCACAGTAGGTGTGATAGATGACATTGTTCTGACAGTAAGACAATCTCCGTATCAGGAAAGGAGCCGGAGCCATCAAGAACGATCCTCGAATTATTGCTAAGACCCCAATCTTGGCGATGATGGCGTTAGTCAAGATCGAGGTGTACCTCAGAGGATGGCAGATGGCAACATAACGGTCAAAAGCCATCGCCAAAAGAATGGTGGACTCCATCATGGAGAGGGCGTGGATTAAGAAGAGCTGGAGCAAGCAGGCGCCAAAGTCGATCTCTTTATCGTTGAACCAGAAGATGCAAAGGATCTTGGGGGTGGTGGTGGCGGATGCCACAAGGTCAATGATGGCCATCATAGAGAGGAAGAGGTACATGGGCTTGTGGAAGGTCTCTTTTGGCATAATGATGGCAAGTATGGCACAGTTTCCTAGGATGGTCAGGACGTACATGACGACCATAAGAATGGAGATCCAGAAGTGGGCTACTTCCAAGCCTGGGATTCCTATTAAAATGAAGTTCTTTGGCTGGTAGAAGGTCTCATTTTCCCCCGACATCGCACCAATCTTTGCTGAAAATGAAATTggaaaaatatgaaatattgacTCAGATGTTATCTTAAACTGATTGTAAAggctcttttaaaaaaataacaaacatacatacCTACTCTGTATACTATATACTTACTTACGTACTCTGTGCATGTCATGTACCTGGGTATCTTCGAAACGGGATGTTCCTGGTCCCACAGCTGCCCTACTTG
This window encodes:
- the LOC120921585 gene encoding putative olfactory receptor 52P1 isoform X1 → MSGENETFYQPKNFILIGIPGLEVAHFWISILMVVMYVLTILGNCAILAIIMPKETFHKPMYLFLSMMAIIDLVASATTTPKILCIFWFNDKEIDFGACLLQLFLIHALSMMESTILLAMAFDRYVAICHPLRYTSILTNAIIAKIGVLAIIRGSFLMAPAPFLIRRLSYCQNNVIYHTYCEHMAVVKIACTDTTINQVYGLTVALLVIAVDIVCIAVSYGAIFRTVFRLSSSEARRKALGTCGPHICVILISYIPALFSFFTHRFGHNIPLYVHITLANLYILIPPMCNPMIYGARTKEIRRRVVVIFRQQG
- the LOC120921585 gene encoding putative olfactory receptor 52P1 isoform X2, giving the protein MSAAAFTHSNFILIGIPGLEVAHFWISILMVVMYVLTILGNCAILAIIMPKETFHKPMYLFLSMMAIIDLVASATTTPKILCIFWFNDKEIDFGACLLQLFLIHALSMMESTILLAMAFDRYVAICHPLRYTSILTNAIIAKIGVLAIIRGSFLMAPAPFLIRRLSYCQNNVIYHTYCEHMAVVKIACTDTTINQVYGLTVALLVIAVDIVCIAVSYGAIFRTVFRLSSSEARRKALGTCGPHICVILISYIPALFSFFTHRFGHNIPLYVHITLANLYILIPPMCNPMIYGARTKEIRRRVVVIFRQQG